From the Vibrio tubiashii ATCC 19109 genome, the window TAGGCCAAAGGTAAAGCGTTCAACACCAACCCCTTTGTCGATACCAACGGTTGATAGCATCAAGCCTAAAATCGTCATCATCCATGCTTTAAGCACTTGTCCTTTACCTGCAAAGCCAGCAACTGCAGAAAGACCGAGTAACATCAAGGCAAAGTAGTCTGAAGATTGGAAGCTCAGCGAGACGTTAGCCAGAGCTGGAGCGGCAACTAATAGCATGATCGCGGATAATGTTCCACCCGTGAATGATGAGTATGCCGCAAGTGCAAGGGCTTTACCTGCCTGACCTTTTTGCGCCATAGGGTAGCCGTCAAAGGCGGTAACAACGGTTGAAGAACAACCCGGAGCGTTGATTAGGATTGATGATGTTGAACCACCAAAAACCGCGCCGTAATAGACCCCAGCCATCAAGATAAGACCTGAAGATGGCTCCAAACCATAGGTAATTGGGATCATCAGAGCGATTGCCGAAATTGGGCCAAGGCCCGGTAACATGCCAATAAAGGTACCGACAAAACAACCAACAATCACCATCATGATGTTCATTGGCATCACTGCGGTCGAAAGACCTTGTAAAATTCCATCTAACATAATGTTATTTCCTTAAATTACGACCACATGGTGAAAATAACACCTGGCTCTAAGTAGATATCTAGGCCTTGGGTGAGCAGCAGGTAGAAAGCGATGACAAACGGGAAGGATGCACCAAAAAGTACTTTCTTACGTCGTTCTCCCAACAGATAGAAACCTGCAAGCAAAAAGAATCCTGTAGCAATGACGAAGCCGACATAGGTGAGTCCAACACCATAAAGCGCCATTAGAACTAAAAAGCCGATAAGCAGTTTCCAGTTGAAATCGACCACGGCACCGCTTTTTACATCAGGCTGTCCCGTTACCAATAAAAGTAACGAAAGGCCGAT encodes:
- a CDS encoding tripartite tricarboxylate transporter TctB family protein → MSDLPTNSFTKGNFFSKENLLCRDRVGAMIFLLVCLCYGYQTTQIPLFPGDEYEPFTARTLPTLLTFAGIGLSLLLLVTGQPDVKSGAVVDFNWKLLIGFLVLMALYGVGLTYVGFVIATGFFLLAGFYLLGERRKKVLFGASFPFVIAFYLLLTQGLDIYLEPGVIFTMWS